The following proteins come from a genomic window of Chryseobacterium glaciei:
- a CDS encoding putative DNA modification/repair radical SAM protein, with the protein MNFDRLKEKLEILADAAKYDVSCSSSGGSRKNKKGALGDSSASGICHTYTEDGRCVSLLKILLTNHCIYDCAYCVSRSSNDIKRAGFTVDEVVDLTINFYRRNYIEGLFLSSGIFKNADTTMERLVRVAKKLRLEENFNGYIHLKSIPGASDELMQEAALYADRLSINIEIPTESGLKLLAPEKNRQDMLNPMKYIQNGIAQYKDEKKIFRKVPKFAPAGQSTQMIVGATNENDLQIIKVADHFYKNFNLKRVYYSGYVPVLEDKRLPSLTTAVPMLRENRLYQSDWLMRFYGFKAEEILDPNMPFLDLEVDPKLSWALRHLHQFPINLQTADYQMILRIPGIGVKTAQKIVSARRFQVLTIEHLKKLGAAVNRAKYFIDFTAGNIHLRHLTDINLRKLLIGGSTSKFQNQFSQQLTLF; encoded by the coding sequence ATGAATTTTGACCGTCTGAAAGAAAAACTCGAAATCCTTGCTGATGCAGCGAAATATGATGTTTCGTGCTCATCCAGTGGAGGATCGAGAAAGAACAAGAAAGGCGCTTTGGGAGACAGTTCCGCAAGCGGAATTTGTCACACCTATACGGAAGACGGACGATGCGTCTCTCTTCTCAAAATTCTTTTGACCAATCACTGCATTTACGATTGTGCTTACTGTGTTTCCAGAAGTTCGAATGATATTAAAAGAGCCGGTTTTACAGTGGATGAAGTGGTAGATTTAACGATAAATTTTTACCGCAGAAATTATATTGAGGGGTTATTTTTAAGCTCAGGTATTTTCAAAAATGCCGACACGACGATGGAACGCTTGGTTCGTGTTGCGAAAAAATTACGTCTTGAAGAAAATTTTAACGGATATATTCATTTAAAGTCGATTCCCGGAGCGAGTGACGAATTGATGCAGGAAGCCGCTTTGTATGCCGACAGGTTATCTATTAATATTGAAATCCCCACAGAAAGCGGGTTGAAATTATTAGCTCCTGAAAAAAATCGACAGGATATGCTCAATCCTATGAAATATATTCAGAATGGGATTGCTCAATATAAAGATGAAAAGAAAATCTTCAGAAAAGTTCCGAAGTTTGCGCCTGCTGGACAATCTACTCAAATGATTGTTGGCGCGACAAATGAAAATGATTTACAAATCATCAAAGTTGCCGATCATTTTTACAAGAATTTTAATCTAAAAAGAGTTTATTATTCCGGTTATGTTCCTGTTTTAGAGGATAAAAGATTACCTTCTTTAACTACAGCAGTGCCGATGCTTAGGGAAAACCGTTTGTATCAATCGGATTGGCTGATGCGTTTTTATGGTTTTAAAGCAGAAGAAATTTTAGATCCGAATATGCCTTTTCTTGATTTGGAAGTTGATCCAAAATTGAGTTGGGCATTAAGACATTTGCATCAATTTCCTATTAATTTACAAACTGCAGATTATCAAATGATTTTAAGGATCCCAGGAATTGGTGTAAAAACGGCTCAGAAAATTGTGAGTGCAAGACGTTTTCAAGTTTTGACAATAGAACATTTGAAAAAATTGGGAGCAGCAGTGAATCGCGCCAAATATTTTATTGATTTTACTGCAGGAAATATTCATTTGAGACATTTGACTGATATTAATCTTAGAAAACTATTGATTGGGGGAAGTACCTCTAAATTTCAGAATCAGTTTTCGCAGCAGTTGACTTTGTTTTAA